The following are from one region of the Rhizobacter sp. AJA081-3 genome:
- the rpoB gene encoding DNA-directed RNA polymerase subunit beta — MAQQTTPYSYTERKRIRKSFGKRESVLNVPYLLTMQKESYVAFLQKDVPPQKRKPEGLQAAFLSAFPIVSHNGFVEMKFIEFNMAKPAFDTRECQQRGLTYAAAVRAKLQMIIYDRESPQAKTVKEIKEQEVYMGEVPLMTDYGSFIVNGTERVIVSQLHRSPGVFFEHDKGKTHSSGKLLFSARIIPYRGSWLDFEFDPKDILYFRVDRRRKMPVTILLKAIGLNPEQILAHFFVFDNFRLMDSGAQMEFVADRIRGEVARFDITDKNGNVVVEKDKRITARHVRTLEQTETQFISVPEDFLLARVLARNVVDADTGEIIAKANEELTEALLKKLRAAGIKEIPCLYTNELDEGAYISQTLTSDETADQLAARVAIYRMMRPGEPPTEDAVEALFHRLFYSADTYDLSRVGRMKFNARVGRDTPEGAMTLSNEDILDVVKILVELRNGRGQVDDIDHLGNRRVRCVGELAENQYRSGLARIEKAVKERLGQAETEALMPHDLINSKPISAALKEFFGASQLSQFMDQTNPLSEITHKRRVSALGPGGLTRERAGFEVRDVHVTHYGRVCPIETPEGPNIGLINSLALYAQLNEYGFLETPYRQVRDGKVTNQIDYLSAIEEGKYVIAQANATLDKDGKLIDELVSARDNGESILTSPERIQYMDVAPTQIVSVAASLVPFLEHDDANRALMGANMQRQAVPTLRPEKALVGTGVERVAAKDSGTVVAARRGGVVDYVDTNRIVIRVNDNETVAGEVGVDIYNLIKYQRSNQNTNIHQRPIVKRGDVVAAEDIIADGASTDIGELALGQNMLVAFMPWNGYNFEDSILISERVIAEDRYTSIHIEELVVMARDTKLGAEEITRDIPNLSEQQLARLDESGIVYVGAEVNPGDTLVGKVTPKGETTLTPEEKLLRAIFGEKASDVKDTSLRVDQGTNGTVIDVQVFTREGIPRDKRAQQIIDDELKRYRLDLNDQLRIVEADAFDRIEKLLVGKLANGGPQKIAKGTAIDKAYLASVEKYHWFDIRPADEDVASQLESIKNSLEQTRHSFDLAFEEKRKKLTQGDELPAGVLKMVKVYLAVKRRLQPGDKMAGRHGNKGVVSKVVPVEDMPYMTDGTPCDIVLNPLGVPSRMNVGQVLEVHLGWAGKGIGQRIGNMLQEQAKVADLRKFLDELYNKSGGKTEKLDNLSDAEILEMAGNLSKGVPFATPVFDGAAEEEIRGMLKLAYPDDIAKAKGLTATRTQATLHDGRTGEAFERPVTVGYMHVLKLHHLVDDKMHARSTGPYSLVTQQPLGGKAQFGGQRFGEMEVWALEAYGASYILQEMLTVKSDDVNGRTKVYESIVKGEHSIEAGMPESFNVLVKEIRSLGIDIELERN; from the coding sequence ATGGCGCAGCAAACCACCCCCTACAGCTACACCGAGCGCAAGCGGATTCGCAAGAGTTTCGGCAAGCGCGAGAGTGTCCTCAACGTTCCCTATCTGCTGACGATGCAGAAGGAGTCGTACGTCGCCTTCCTCCAGAAGGACGTGCCTCCGCAAAAACGCAAGCCCGAGGGGCTGCAAGCCGCATTCCTGTCCGCGTTCCCGATCGTCTCGCACAACGGGTTCGTGGAGATGAAGTTCATCGAATTCAACATGGCCAAGCCCGCGTTCGACACGCGGGAGTGCCAGCAGCGCGGGCTGACCTATGCCGCCGCGGTGCGCGCCAAGCTGCAGATGATCATCTACGACCGGGAGTCGCCGCAGGCGAAGACCGTCAAGGAGATCAAGGAGCAGGAGGTCTACATGGGCGAAGTTCCGCTCATGACCGACTACGGCTCGTTCATCGTCAACGGCACCGAGCGCGTGATCGTCTCGCAGCTGCACCGTTCGCCGGGCGTGTTCTTCGAGCACGACAAGGGCAAGACGCACTCCAGCGGCAAGCTGCTGTTCAGCGCGCGGATCATCCCGTACCGTGGCTCGTGGCTGGACTTCGAGTTCGACCCGAAGGACATCCTGTACTTCCGCGTCGACCGCCGCCGCAAGATGCCGGTGACGATCCTGCTCAAGGCGATCGGCCTGAACCCTGAGCAGATCCTGGCTCACTTCTTCGTGTTCGACAACTTCCGCCTGATGGACTCGGGCGCGCAGATGGAGTTCGTCGCCGACCGCATCCGCGGCGAAGTCGCTCGCTTCGACATCACCGACAAGAACGGCAACGTCGTCGTCGAGAAGGACAAGCGCATCACGGCCCGCCATGTGCGCACGCTCGAGCAGACCGAGACGCAGTTCATCAGCGTGCCGGAAGACTTCCTGCTCGCCCGTGTGCTGGCGCGCAACGTCGTCGATGCCGACACTGGCGAGATCATCGCCAAGGCCAACGAAGAGCTGACCGAAGCGCTGCTGAAGAAGCTGCGTGCCGCGGGCATCAAGGAGATCCCGTGCCTGTACACGAACGAGCTCGATGAAGGCGCCTACATCAGCCAGACGCTGACCTCCGACGAGACCGCCGACCAGCTCGCCGCCCGCGTGGCGATCTACCGCATGATGCGCCCCGGCGAGCCGCCGACGGAAGACGCCGTCGAGGCGCTGTTCCATCGCCTGTTCTACTCGGCGGACACGTACGACCTGTCGCGCGTGGGCCGCATGAAGTTCAATGCCCGCGTCGGCCGTGACACGCCGGAAGGCGCGATGACGCTGTCCAACGAGGACATCCTCGACGTGGTGAAGATCCTCGTCGAGCTGCGCAACGGCCGCGGCCAGGTCGACGACATCGACCACCTGGGCAACCGCCGCGTGCGCTGCGTGGGCGAACTGGCCGAGAACCAGTACCGCTCGGGCCTCGCCCGCATCGAGAAGGCCGTCAAGGAACGTCTCGGCCAGGCCGAGACCGAGGCGCTGATGCCTCACGACCTGATCAACTCCAAGCCGATCTCCGCGGCGCTCAAGGAGTTCTTCGGCGCGAGCCAGCTGTCGCAGTTCATGGACCAGACCAACCCGCTGTCGGAGATCACGCACAAGCGTCGTGTCTCCGCCCTCGGCCCGGGCGGCCTGACCCGCGAGCGTGCCGGCTTCGAAGTGCGTGACGTGCACGTCACCCACTACGGCCGCGTCTGCCCGATCGAGACGCCGGAAGGCCCGAACATCGGCCTGATCAACTCGCTGGCCCTGTACGCGCAGCTCAACGAGTACGGCTTCCTCGAGACGCCGTACCGCCAGGTGCGCGACGGCAAGGTGACCAATCAGATCGACTACCTGTCGGCCATCGAGGAAGGCAAGTACGTCATCGCGCAGGCCAACGCCACGCTCGACAAGGACGGCAAGCTGATCGACGAGCTGGTCTCGGCGCGCGACAACGGCGAATCGATCCTGACCTCGCCGGAGCGCATCCAGTACATGGACGTCGCACCGACGCAGATCGTGTCGGTGGCCGCTTCGCTCGTGCCCTTCCTGGAGCACGACGATGCGAACCGGGCGCTGATGGGTGCCAATATGCAGCGCCAGGCTGTCCCGACGCTGCGCCCCGAAAAGGCGCTGGTCGGCACGGGCGTGGAGCGCGTGGCCGCGAAGGACTCGGGCACGGTCGTGGCGGCCCGCCGCGGCGGCGTCGTGGACTACGTCGACACCAACCGCATCGTCATCCGCGTCAATGACAACGAGACGGTGGCCGGTGAAGTCGGCGTCGACATCTACAACCTGATCAAGTACCAGCGTTCCAACCAGAACACCAACATCCACCAGCGCCCGATCGTCAAGCGCGGTGACGTGGTGGCGGCCGAGGACATCATCGCCGACGGTGCCTCCACCGACATCGGCGAGCTGGCCCTGGGCCAGAACATGCTGGTCGCGTTCATGCCCTGGAACGGCTACAACTTCGAGGACTCGATCCTGATCTCGGAGCGTGTCATCGCCGAAGACCGCTACACCTCGATCCACATCGAGGAACTGGTGGTGATGGCGCGCGACACCAAGCTGGGTGCCGAGGAAATCACCCGCGACATCCCGAACCTGAGCGAGCAGCAACTGGCTCGCCTGGACGAGTCGGGCATCGTCTACGTGGGTGCCGAGGTGAACCCGGGCGACACGCTGGTCGGCAAGGTCACGCCCAAGGGCGAGACCACGCTGACGCCGGAAGAGAAGCTGCTTCGCGCCATCTTCGGCGAGAAGGCCAGCGACGTGAAGGACACTTCGCTGCGCGTGGACCAGGGCACCAACGGCACGGTCATTGACGTGCAGGTGTTCACCCGCGAAGGCATCCCGCGCGACAAGCGCGCCCAGCAGATCATCGACGACGAGCTCAAGCGCTACCGCCTGGACCTCAACGACCAACTGCGCATCGTCGAGGCCGACGCGTTCGACCGGATCGAGAAGCTGCTGGTGGGCAAGCTCGCCAACGGCGGCCCGCAGAAGATCGCCAAGGGCACGGCCATCGACAAGGCCTATCTCGCCAGCGTCGAGAAGTACCACTGGTTCGACATCCGCCCGGCCGATGAAGACGTGGCCAGCCAGCTCGAGTCGATCAAGAACTCGCTCGAGCAGACGCGCCACAGCTTCGACCTCGCCTTCGAAGAGAAGCGCAAGAAGCTGACGCAGGGCGACGAGCTGCCGGCCGGCGTGCTGAAGATGGTCAAGGTGTACCTGGCCGTCAAGCGCCGCCTGCAGCCGGGCGACAAGATGGCCGGCCGCCACGGCAACAAGGGTGTCGTGTCCAAGGTCGTTCCGGTCGAGGACATGCCCTACATGACCGACGGCACGCCGTGCGACATCGTGCTCAACCCGCTGGGCGTGCCTTCGCGCATGAACGTGGGCCAGGTGCTCGAAGTGCACCTGGGCTGGGCCGGCAAGGGCATCGGCCAGCGCATCGGCAACATGCTGCAGGAGCAGGCCAAGGTGGCCGACCTGCGCAAGTTCCTCGACGAGCTGTACAACAAGTCGGGCGGCAAGACCGAGAAGCTGGACAACCTGTCCGACGCCGAGATCCTCGAGATGGCCGGCAACCTGAGCAAGGGCGTGCCGTTCGCGACGCCGGTGTTCGACGGTGCGGCGGAAGAAGAAATCCGCGGCATGCTCAAGCTCGCCTACCCGGACGACATCGCCAAGGCCAAGGGCCTGACGGCGACGCGCACGCAGGCCACGCTGCACGACGGCCGCACCGGCGAGGCGTTCGAACGCCCCGTCACCGTTGGCTACATGCACGTGCTCAAGCTGCACCACCTGGTGGACGACAAGATGCACGCCCGCTCGACCGGCCCGTACAGCCTGGTCACCCAGCAGCCGCTGGGCGGCAAGGCGCAGTTCGGCGGCCAGCGCTTCGGCGAGATGGAAGTGTGGGCGCTGGAAGCCTACGGCGCGTCGTACATCCTGCAGGAAATGCTGACCGTCAAGTCCGACGACGTGAACGGCCGCACCAAGGTGTACGAGAGCATCGTCAAGGGCGAGCACTCGATCGAGGCCGGCATGCCGGAATCGTTCAACGTGCTGGTCAAGGAAATCCGGTCGCTCGGTATCGACATCGAGCTCGAGCGCAACTAA
- the rpoC gene encoding DNA-directed RNA polymerase subunit beta' gives MKGLLDLFRQFTPDEHFDAIKIGLASPEKIRSWSFGEVKKPETINYRTFKPERDGLFCAKIFGPIKDYECLCGKYKRLKHRGVICEKCGVEVTQTKVRRERMGHIDLAAPCAHIWFLKSLPSRLGLVLDMTLRDIERVLYFEAYVVVDPGMTPLKKFSIMSEDDYDAKRTEFGDEFVALMGAEGVKKLLEEIDLDVEIDKLRNDMTGSELKVKKNSKRLKVMEAFKKSGIKPSWMVMEVLPVLPPDLRPLVPLDGGRFATSDLNDLYRRVINRNNRLARLLELKAPEIIVRNEKRMLQEAVDSLLDNGRRGKAMTGANKRALKSLADMIKGKSGRFRQNLLGKRVDYSGRSVIVVGPTLKLHQCGLPKLMALELFKPFIFSRLEAMGIATTIKAAKKEVESGTPVVWDILEEVIKEHPVLLNRAPTLHRLGIQAFEPVLIEGKAIQLHPLVCSAFNADFDGDQMAVHVPLSIEAQMEARTLMLATNNVLFPANGEPSIVPSQDVVLGLYYATRERTNARGEGIIFSDVQEVQRALDNNQVEITAKVAVRLTEWVKNKETGEFTSETKLVDTTVGRALLSEILPKGLPFSNINKALKKKEISRLINTSFRKCGLKDTVVFADRLLQAGFRLATRAGISISIDDMLVPKEKPGLIERAEKEVKEIEQQYVSGLVTAGERYNKVVDIWGKTGDEVGKVMMAQLAKQKVLDRHGKEVDQESFNSIYMMADSGARGSAAQIRQLAGMRGLMAKPDGSIIETPITANFREGLNVLQYFISTHGARKGLADTALKTANSGYLTRRLVDVTQDLVITEDDCGTHNGMNMRALVEGGEVIESLRDRILGRVTAIEVLHPETQEELLPGGAMLDEDTLDVLEAAGVDEVKVRTALTCGTRFGLCAKCYGRDLGRGGVVNRGEAIGVIAAQSIGEPGTQLTMRTFHIGGAASRAAVASSVDAKSDGIIGFNATMRYVTNGKGELVVISRSGEIIISDQHGRERERHKVPYGALLSVKPDQQLKAGTVLANWDPLTRPIITEFAGKARFENVEEGVTVAKQLDEVTGLSTLVVIDPKRRGAAKVVRPQVKLLDAGGNEVKIPGTDHSVTIGFPVGSLIQIRDGQDLMPGEVLARIPVEGQKTRDITGGLPRVAELFEARSPKDKGTLAEQTGTVSFGKETKGKVRLQITDPDGKVYEELVPKEKNILVHEGQVVNKGESIVDGPADPQDILRLLGIEELARYIVDEVQDVYRLQGVKINDKHIEVIVRQMLRRVQITNSGDTAYIAGEQVERSELLDTNDRMLAEGKVPATHADVLLGITKASLSTDSFISAASFQETTRVLTEAAIMGKRDELRGLKENVIVGRLIPAGTGMAFHDARKTKEAMDDAERRAIAMQEAEELAAVQMAQVDAASAAAAAAGESGE, from the coding sequence ATGAAGGGTTTGCTTGATCTGTTCCGCCAGTTCACGCCTGATGAGCATTTCGATGCCATCAAGATCGGACTGGCTTCGCCCGAGAAAATTCGGTCCTGGTCATTCGGCGAAGTCAAGAAGCCGGAGACCATCAACTACCGCACCTTCAAGCCGGAGCGCGATGGCCTCTTCTGCGCCAAGATCTTCGGCCCGATCAAGGACTACGAGTGCCTGTGCGGCAAGTACAAGCGCCTGAAGCACCGTGGCGTGATCTGCGAGAAGTGCGGCGTCGAGGTCACCCAGACCAAGGTGCGCCGCGAGCGCATGGGTCACATCGACCTGGCCGCGCCCTGCGCGCACATCTGGTTTCTGAAGAGCCTGCCGAGCCGTCTGGGCCTGGTGCTCGACATGACGCTGCGTGACATCGAGCGCGTGCTGTACTTCGAAGCCTACGTGGTCGTCGACCCCGGCATGACCCCGCTGAAGAAGTTCAGCATCATGTCCGAGGACGACTACGACGCGAAGCGCACCGAGTTCGGTGACGAGTTCGTCGCGCTGATGGGCGCCGAGGGCGTCAAGAAGCTGCTCGAGGAGATCGACCTCGACGTCGAGATCGACAAGCTGCGCAACGACATGACCGGCAGCGAGCTGAAGGTCAAGAAGAACTCCAAGCGCCTGAAGGTGATGGAAGCCTTCAAGAAGTCGGGCATCAAGCCGAGCTGGATGGTGATGGAGGTGCTGCCGGTGCTGCCGCCGGACCTGCGTCCGCTGGTCCCGCTGGATGGCGGCCGCTTCGCCACGTCCGACCTGAACGACCTGTATCGGCGCGTCATCAACCGGAACAACCGGTTGGCGCGTCTGCTCGAGCTGAAGGCTCCCGAAATCATCGTGCGCAACGAAAAGCGCATGCTGCAAGAAGCTGTTGACTCGCTGCTGGACAACGGCCGCCGGGGCAAGGCGATGACGGGCGCGAACAAGCGCGCGCTGAAGTCGCTGGCCGACATGATCAAGGGCAAGAGCGGCCGCTTCCGCCAGAACCTGCTGGGCAAGCGCGTCGACTACTCGGGCCGTTCGGTCATCGTGGTGGGCCCGACGCTCAAGCTGCACCAGTGCGGCCTGCCCAAGCTGATGGCGCTCGAGCTGTTCAAGCCCTTCATCTTCTCGCGCCTGGAGGCGATGGGCATCGCCACCACCATCAAGGCGGCGAAGAAGGAAGTCGAATCCGGCACGCCGGTGGTCTGGGACATCCTCGAGGAAGTCATCAAGGAGCACCCGGTCCTGCTGAACCGCGCGCCGACGCTGCACCGCCTGGGCATCCAGGCGTTCGAGCCGGTGCTGATCGAAGGCAAGGCGATCCAGCTGCACCCGCTCGTGTGCTCGGCGTTCAACGCCGACTTCGACGGTGACCAGATGGCCGTCCACGTGCCGCTGTCGATCGAGGCGCAGATGGAAGCCCGCACGCTGATGCTGGCGACCAACAACGTGCTGTTCCCGGCCAACGGCGAACCGTCGATCGTGCCGAGCCAGGACGTGGTGCTGGGCCTGTACTACGCGACACGTGAGCGCACCAACGCCCGCGGGGAAGGCATCATCTTCTCCGACGTGCAGGAAGTGCAGCGCGCGCTGGACAACAACCAGGTCGAGATCACCGCCAAGGTGGCGGTGCGCCTGACCGAGTGGGTCAAGAACAAGGAGACCGGCGAGTTCACGTCGGAAACCAAGCTCGTCGACACCACGGTCGGCCGCGCGCTGCTGTCCGAGATCCTGCCCAAGGGCCTGCCGTTCTCGAACATCAACAAGGCGCTGAAGAAGAAGGAGATCTCGCGCCTGATCAACACCTCGTTCCGCAAGTGCGGCCTGAAGGACACGGTCGTGTTCGCGGACCGGCTGCTGCAGGCGGGCTTCCGTCTGGCCACGCGCGCCGGCATCTCGATCTCCATCGACGACATGCTGGTGCCCAAGGAGAAGCCGGGCCTGATCGAACGCGCGGAAAAGGAAGTCAAGGAGATCGAGCAGCAGTACGTCTCGGGCCTCGTGACCGCCGGCGAGCGCTACAACAAGGTCGTCGACATCTGGGGCAAGACCGGTGACGAAGTGGGCAAGGTCATGATGGCCCAGCTCGCCAAGCAGAAGGTACTCGACCGCCATGGCAAGGAAGTCGACCAGGAGTCGTTCAACTCCATCTACATGATGGCCGACTCGGGCGCGCGCGGTTCCGCCGCGCAGATCCGCCAGCTGGCCGGCATGCGCGGCCTGATGGCCAAGCCGGACGGCTCGATCATCGAGACGCCGATCACGGCGAACTTCCGCGAAGGCTTGAACGTTCTGCAGTACTTCATCTCCACCCACGGCGCCCGAAAGGGCCTGGCGGACACGGCGCTGAAGACGGCGAACTCCGGCTACCTGACGCGTCGCCTGGTCGACGTGACGCAGGATCTGGTGATCACCGAAGACGACTGCGGCACGCACAACGGCATGAACATGCGCGCGCTGGTCGAAGGCGGCGAGGTGATCGAGTCGCTGCGTGACCGCATCCTCGGCCGCGTGACGGCCATCGAGGTGCTGCACCCCGAGACGCAGGAAGAACTGCTGCCCGGCGGCGCCATGCTCGACGAGGACACGCTCGACGTGCTCGAAGCGGCGGGCGTCGACGAGGTCAAGGTTCGTACCGCACTGACCTGCGGCACGCGCTTCGGCCTGTGCGCCAAGTGCTACGGACGCGACCTGGGTCGCGGCGGCGTCGTCAATCGCGGCGAGGCGATCGGCGTGATCGCGGCGCAGTCGATCGGCGAGCCGGGCACGCAGCTGACGATGCGCACCTTCCACATCGGCGGTGCGGCATCGCGTGCGGCGGTGGCATCGAGTGTCGACGCGAAGAGCGACGGCATCATCGGCTTCAACGCCACGATGCGCTACGTGACCAACGGCAAGGGCGAGCTGGTGGTGATCTCCCGTTCCGGCGAGATCATCATCTCCGACCAGCACGGTCGCGAGCGCGAGCGCCACAAGGTGCCGTACGGCGCGCTGCTGTCGGTCAAGCCCGACCAGCAGCTCAAGGCCGGCACCGTGCTGGCCAACTGGGACCCGCTGACCCGCCCGATCATCACGGAGTTCGCCGGCAAGGCGAGGTTCGAGAACGTCGAGGAAGGCGTGACGGTGGCCAAGCAGCTCGACGAGGTCACCGGCCTGTCGACCCTGGTGGTGATCGACCCGAAGCGCCGCGGCGCAGCGAAGGTCGTGCGCCCGCAGGTCAAGCTGCTCGACGCCGGCGGCAACGAGGTGAAGATCCCCGGCACCGACCACTCGGTGACGATCGGCTTCCCGGTCGGCTCGCTGATCCAGATCCGCGACGGCCAGGACCTGATGCCGGGCGAGGTGCTCGCACGCATCCCGGTCGAAGGCCAGAAGACCCGCGACATCACCGGCGGTCTGCCGCGCGTGGCCGAGCTGTTCGAGGCACGTTCGCCGAAGGACAAGGGCACGCTGGCCGAGCAGACCGGCACGGTGTCGTTCGGCAAGGAGACCAAGGGCAAGGTTCGCCTGCAGATCACCGACCCGGACGGCAAGGTGTACGAGGAGCTCGTGCCCAAGGAGAAGAACATCCTGGTGCACGAAGGCCAGGTGGTCAACAAGGGCGAGTCGATCGTCGACGGTCCGGCGGACCCGCAGGACATCCTGCGCCTGCTGGGAATCGAGGAGCTGGCGCGCTACATCGTCGACGAGGTGCAGGACGTCTACCGCCTGCAGGGTGTGAAGATCAACGACAAGCACATCGAGGTGATCGTTCGCCAGATGCTGCGCCGCGTGCAGATCACCAACTCGGGCGACACGGCCTACATCGCGGGCGAGCAGGTCGAGCGTTCGGAACTGCTGGACACCAACGACCGCATGCTGGCCGAGGGCAAGGTGCCCGCCACGCATGCCGACGTTCTGCTGGGCATCACCAAGGCGTCGCTGTCGACCGACAGCTTCATCTCGGCGGCGTCTTTCCAGGAGACCACGCGGGTGCTCACCGAGGCTGCCATCATGGGCAAGCGCGACGAGCTGCGTGGCCTGAAGGAGAACGTCATCGTCGGCCGCCTGATCCCGGCGGGCACCGGCATGGCGTTCCACGACGCACGCAAGACCAAGGAAGCCATGGACGACGCAGAGCGCCGTGCCATCGCCATGCAGGAGGCCGAGGAACTGGCTGCCGTGCAGATGGCGCAGGTCGACGCGGCATCCGCTGCGGCGGCGGCTGCGGGCGAATCTGGCGAGTGA
- a CDS encoding methylglyoxal synthase, producing the protein MNLALIAHDQKKDDMVALARTHEALLRRCRLIATGTTGGRLAREVGLDVECLLSGPRGGDLQIGARLAQGEVDAVIFLRDPMTPQPHEPDINALVRACDVHNVPCATNLSSANHLLEALAR; encoded by the coding sequence ATGAACCTGGCTCTGATCGCACACGACCAAAAGAAGGACGACATGGTGGCGCTGGCGCGCACGCACGAGGCGCTGCTGCGCCGCTGCCGCCTGATCGCCACCGGCACCACGGGCGGCCGGCTGGCGCGCGAGGTCGGGCTCGACGTCGAGTGCCTGCTCAGCGGGCCGCGGGGAGGCGACCTGCAGATCGGCGCGCGGCTGGCGCAAGGCGAAGTCGACGCGGTGATCTTCCTGCGCGATCCGATGACGCCGCAGCCGCACGAGCCCGACATCAACGCGCTGGTGCGCGCCTGCGACGTGCACAACGTGCCCTGCGCGACCAACCTCTCGAGCGCCAACCACCTGCTGGAGGCGCTTGCCCGCTAG
- a CDS encoding putative toxin-antitoxin system toxin component, PIN family: MPLAPTALPLVLDTNVVLDWLVFRDPSSRPVEAAIRSGQVRWCVTAAIRLETERVLTFKHFASHAVDPVAVFSTWETFAETIESFAAPLAHPLRCSDPDDQKFIDLALRLGNSTLLSRDRAVLKLARRARPLGLTIATPEAWAGS, translated from the coding sequence ATGCCACTCGCTCCCACCGCCTTGCCGCTCGTGCTCGACACCAACGTGGTGCTCGACTGGCTCGTCTTCCGCGATCCCTCGAGCCGGCCCGTGGAGGCTGCCATTCGATCGGGGCAGGTGCGCTGGTGTGTCACGGCGGCCATCCGCCTGGAGACTGAGCGTGTACTTACTTTTAAGCATTTCGCCTCGCACGCGGTCGACCCAGTGGCGGTGTTTTCGACCTGGGAGACTTTCGCCGAAACGATCGAGTCCTTCGCGGCCCCGCTGGCGCATCCCCTGCGCTGCAGCGACCCCGACGACCAGAAGTTCATCGACCTGGCGCTGCGGCTCGGCAACAGCACACTGCTCAGCCGGGACCGGGCCGTGCTCAAGCTGGCTCGCCGTGCGCGTCCGCTCGGGCTGACGATCGCCACGCCGGAAGCCTGGGCCGGCAGCTAG
- the rpsL gene encoding 30S ribosomal protein S12, with the protein MPTINQLVRHGRQVEVTKSKSPAMQNSPQRRGVCTRVYTTTPKKPNSALRKVAKVRLTNGFEIISYIGGEGHNLQEHSVVLVRGGRVKDLPGVRYHIVRGSLDLQGVKDRKQSRSKYGAKRPKKA; encoded by the coding sequence ATGCCAACCATCAACCAGCTCGTGCGCCACGGCCGTCAGGTCGAGGTCACGAAGTCCAAGTCGCCTGCGATGCAGAACAGCCCGCAGCGCCGCGGCGTCTGTACGCGCGTGTACACCACGACGCCGAAGAAGCCGAACTCCGCGCTTCGCAAGGTCGCCAAGGTGCGCCTGACCAACGGGTTCGAGATCATCTCGTACATCGGCGGTGAAGGCCACAACCTGCAGGAGCACAGCGTCGTGCTCGTGCGCGGCGGCCGCGTGAAGGACCTGCCGGGCGTGCGCTACCACATCGTGCGCGGCTCGCTGGACCTGCAAGGCGTCAAGGACCGCAAGCAATCGCGTTCGAAGTACGGCGCGAAGCGGCCCAAGAAGGCCTAA
- the rpsG gene encoding 30S ribosomal protein S7 has product MPRRREVPKREILPDPKFNSVDLSKFMNVIMESGKKAIAERIIYGALDQVEKKSGKDPLEIFTVALNNIKPMVEVKSRRVGGANYQVPVEVRPVRRVALAMRWLKESARKRGEKSMAQRLANELLEAVEGRGGAMKKRDEVHRMAEANKAFSHFRF; this is encoded by the coding sequence ATGCCACGTCGTCGCGAAGTACCCAAGCGGGAGATCCTCCCCGATCCGAAGTTCAACTCGGTCGATCTGTCCAAGTTCATGAACGTGATCATGGAGTCCGGCAAGAAGGCCATCGCCGAGCGCATCATCTATGGTGCCCTCGACCAGGTCGAGAAGAAGTCGGGCAAGGATCCGCTGGAGATCTTCACCGTCGCGCTGAACAACATCAAGCCGATGGTCGAAGTGAAGTCACGCCGCGTCGGCGGTGCGAACTACCAAGTTCCCGTGGAAGTTCGCCCCGTCCGCCGTGTCGCGCTCGCGATGCGCTGGCTGAAGGAATCGGCCCGCAAGCGCGGCGAGAAGTCGATGGCCCAGCGCCTGGCCAACGAGCTGCTGGAGGCCGTCGAAGGCCGCGGCGGCGCAATGAAGAAGCGCGACGAAGTGCACCGCATGGCCGAAGCCAACAAGGCGTTCTCGCACTTCCGCTTCTGA